In the Thauera sedimentorum genome, one interval contains:
- a CDS encoding PP2C family protein-serine/threonine phosphatase — MRRTKSRTGQAGHIGGRAEQQDHAACFASADGRCHLLVVADGMGGRTGGELAARTVIDVAEALWNESAQRPDDPPAFLESLCQRAHAAIRQHAEDCGESAGATVVALLTTPERAWWVHVGDSRLYAFRDCRPVFRTEDHTLVQQLVRSGQIDEAEAAAHPEQHKLLRGLGGYDALQTTHGQMRVDPDTGFVLCTDGFWAKVAADEMAGLLLAEVLGDACAQWVGIAVARAGAESDNATVAVLQPAGRRSGFAYRQLWPLYAAGVLALAAFLFHAMR, encoded by the coding sequence ATGAGGCGGACGAAGTCACGGACAGGACAGGCGGGGCATATCGGTGGTCGGGCCGAACAGCAGGACCATGCCGCCTGCTTCGCCAGTGCCGACGGCCGCTGTCATCTTCTGGTGGTCGCCGACGGCATGGGCGGGCGCACCGGGGGCGAACTGGCGGCACGTACGGTGATCGACGTGGCCGAGGCGCTCTGGAACGAGTCAGCCCAGCGGCCGGACGATCCGCCCGCCTTCCTCGAATCCCTCTGCCAGCGCGCGCATGCCGCCATCCGCCAGCATGCCGAAGACTGCGGCGAGAGTGCGGGAGCCACCGTAGTGGCCTTGCTGACCACGCCCGAGCGCGCCTGGTGGGTGCACGTCGGCGACAGCAGGCTCTATGCCTTCCGTGACTGCAGGCCGGTGTTCCGCACCGAGGATCACACGCTGGTGCAGCAACTGGTGCGCAGCGGGCAGATCGACGAGGCCGAGGCGGCGGCCCACCCCGAGCAGCACAAGCTGCTCCGCGGACTCGGCGGATACGACGCGCTGCAGACCACGCACGGGCAGATGCGGGTCGACCCGGACACCGGGTTCGTGTTGTGTACCGACGGTTTCTGGGCGAAGGTCGCGGCGGACGAGATGGCCGGCCTGCTGCTTGCCGAGGTGCTTGGCGATGCGTGCGCGCAGTGGGTCGGGATCGCGGTCGCGCGCGCCGGGGCCGAGTCCGACAATGCCACCGTGGCTGTGCTGCAACCCGCCGGAAGGAGATCCGGGTTTGCCTACAGGCAGCTGTGGCCGCTGTATGCCGCCGGCGTCTTGGCGCTGGCGGCCTTCCTGTTTCACGCGATGAGATGA
- a CDS encoding LysM peptidoglycan-binding domain-containing protein, which yields MRELGRIIEMLQDGQYGEGRSALQAYLQHEPRSAVAKGLLRQLETDPVQLLGAAHEAYEVRPGDTLGGIAARHLGDPLSFVALARYNGIARPKALTVGQMLKLPLRSRAASASGAAVEPAETRNPRLQAIEDDLAAGRIDAAQAGIARLRVEGGVPAERLTVLAQRARGLQHQQRGLVLLQAGRNEEAYAAFEQALCIVPDLEPAGRQRTELRKRLVSDYHEAAVVHYRNQRLEEAIGLWDKALALDPAFEPARGYRTRALELRRRLRALDNS from the coding sequence GTGCGCGAACTCGGCCGCATCATCGAGATGCTCCAGGACGGGCAGTACGGAGAGGGGCGGAGCGCGCTGCAGGCCTACCTGCAGCACGAACCGCGTAGCGCGGTGGCCAAGGGCTTGCTGCGCCAGCTCGAGACCGATCCCGTCCAGTTGCTCGGGGCGGCGCACGAGGCCTACGAGGTTCGGCCGGGCGACACGCTCGGCGGCATCGCCGCCCGTCACCTGGGCGATCCCTTGTCGTTCGTCGCGCTGGCGCGCTACAACGGCATTGCGCGGCCCAAGGCGCTCACTGTGGGACAGATGCTCAAGCTGCCGCTGAGAAGCAGGGCTGCGTCCGCCTCGGGGGCGGCCGTGGAGCCGGCAGAGACTCGCAATCCCCGCTTGCAGGCGATCGAGGACGACCTGGCTGCCGGTCGCATCGATGCCGCGCAGGCCGGAATCGCCCGCCTGCGCGTCGAGGGCGGCGTACCCGCCGAAAGGCTCACCGTGCTGGCGCAGCGCGCACGCGGGCTTCAGCACCAGCAGCGCGGCCTGGTGTTGCTGCAGGCGGGCCGCAACGAGGAGGCGTATGCGGCTTTCGAGCAGGCCCTGTGCATCGTGCCGGACCTGGAGCCCGCCGGCCGGCAACGCACCGAGTTGCGCAAGCGCCTGGTGAGCGACTACCACGAGGCCGCGGTGGTGCACTACCGCAACCAGCGGCTGGAAGAAGCGATAGGCCTGTGGGACAAGGCGCTGGCGCTCGATCCGGCCTTCGAGCCGGCGCGCGGTTACCGCACTCGCGCGCTGGAACTCAGGCGCAGGCTGAGAGCCCTGGACAACTCCTGA
- a CDS encoding protein kinase domain-containing protein, with product MAITLGRYILRGELGSGAMSVIHRGYDPRIRRILAIKTLRAEYAEREEYRYRFLTEARAAGTLTHPGIVTIFDVGVVNGVPFIAMELLEGPTLESFVERRDRLPVRTVLRIVTQIADALDYAHRQGVVHQDIKPENIVVTSDSGNVKVMDFGIARLRHKSGPRPEDGSPVAGTPHYMSPEQIRGGEVDGRSDLYSLGVLLYWLLSGHTPFRTNNVHELLRKILKEPLPPLKPLDPATPQALLDVARTLLARDPAERYQTGAELIEDLQRIDDALAEQERTWRGRRFIPLRLRWTAVMSVLVAVTVTAGLAVVYHRQNEAMTRVAYDYGLTLTETLALESAEDLLLEDRIAIQAMIDEMARKRDIEHVSVSDRNGQLVASTDGSAPGSADVPLPEDRRVLLHGSQAIYTLDDGQGRSYLLFDAPVLYQDHELGRLRVGISTAALQAANRTTLAAMIAVMLVTLVTVFIGAYTLSRRLVVPIEILRRALGQITQGRFDGRIRMHRDDEFERLFSAYNSMADSLEARMFVTHSAKRNATSGNGVPPAPATRMVEPAAPGSARAGKSRDRN from the coding sequence GTGGCCATTACGCTCGGCCGGTACATCCTGCGTGGCGAACTGGGCAGCGGTGCGATGTCGGTCATCCACCGCGGCTACGATCCGCGCATCCGCCGCATCCTCGCCATCAAAACGCTGCGCGCCGAGTACGCCGAACGCGAGGAGTACCGCTATCGCTTCCTGACCGAAGCGCGCGCGGCCGGCACGCTCACCCACCCGGGCATCGTCACCATCTTCGACGTCGGCGTGGTCAACGGCGTGCCCTTCATCGCCATGGAACTGCTCGAGGGCCCCACCCTCGAGTCCTTCGTCGAACGGCGTGATCGCCTGCCGGTGCGCACCGTGCTGCGCATCGTCACGCAGATCGCCGACGCGCTCGACTACGCCCACCGCCAGGGCGTGGTGCACCAGGACATCAAGCCCGAGAACATCGTCGTCACCAGCGACAGCGGCAACGTCAAGGTCATGGATTTCGGCATCGCCCGCCTGCGCCACAAATCCGGCCCGCGCCCGGAAGACGGCAGCCCGGTCGCGGGCACGCCGCACTACATGTCGCCCGAGCAGATCCGCGGCGGCGAGGTGGACGGGCGCAGCGACCTCTATTCGCTGGGCGTGCTGCTCTACTGGCTGCTGTCGGGCCACACGCCTTTCCGCACCAACAACGTCCATGAACTGCTGCGCAAGATCCTCAAGGAGCCGCTGCCGCCGCTCAAGCCGCTCGACCCGGCTACTCCACAGGCCCTGCTCGACGTTGCGCGCACGCTGCTGGCACGCGATCCCGCCGAACGCTATCAGACCGGCGCGGAGCTGATCGAGGACCTGCAGCGCATCGACGACGCCCTCGCCGAGCAGGAGCGCACCTGGCGAGGGCGGCGGTTCATCCCCCTGCGCCTGCGCTGGACCGCGGTGATGAGCGTGCTGGTGGCGGTCACCGTCACCGCAGGGCTGGCAGTGGTCTATCACCGGCAGAACGAGGCGATGACCCGCGTCGCCTACGACTACGGCCTCACGCTCACCGAAACCCTGGCGCTGGAAAGTGCCGAAGACCTGCTGCTGGAAGACCGCATCGCCATTCAGGCGATGATCGACGAAATGGCGCGCAAGCGCGACATCGAGCATGTCTCCGTCAGCGACCGCAACGGCCAGCTGGTGGCCAGCACCGACGGCAGCGCCCCCGGCTCGGCCGACGTCCCGCTGCCCGAGGACCGCCGCGTGCTGCTGCACGGCAGCCAGGCCATCTACACGCTAGACGACGGCCAGGGACGCTCCTACCTGCTGTTCGACGCGCCCGTGCTCTACCAGGATCACGAACTCGGCCGCTTGCGCGTGGGCATCTCCACCGCCGCGCTGCAGGCCGCCAACCGCACCACCCTGGCGGCGATGATCGCGGTGATGCTGGTCACCCTGGTCACCGTATTCATCGGCGCCTACACGCTGTCACGGCGCCTGGTGGTGCCCATCGAGATCCTCCGCCGGGCGCTGGGACAGATCACCCAGGGGCGCTTCGACGGACGCATCCGCATGCACCGCGACGACGAGTTCGAACGGCTGTTCTCGGCCTACAACTCCATGGCCGACTCGCTGGAAGCGCGGATGTTCGTCACCCACTCCGCCAAGCGCAACGCCACCTCCGGCAACGGCGTCCCGCCCGCGCCCGCCACCCGCATGGTGGAGCCGGCGGCGCCCGGCAGCGCCCGGGCCGGCAAATCGCGCGATCGCAACTGA
- a CDS encoding FHA domain-containing protein yields MLKERKDASGEWTGPQGTILFRPEELAEVIASPSADSEGDVDRAALVGTSAPFENQRFVLKRGKTLIGRREDNDIILPDDSVSAQHAWVLHDEGRYRVINMLSTNGTFINDAKAHDGPLQDGDRVRFGRAEFVFRTGAAQGGTKPRPRGTPAWVWVAAVAVLGLAAAALTLL; encoded by the coding sequence GTGCTCAAGGAACGCAAGGACGCCAGCGGTGAATGGACCGGTCCGCAGGGCACCATTCTCTTCCGCCCGGAAGAACTGGCCGAGGTAATCGCCTCGCCATCGGCCGACAGCGAGGGCGACGTGGACCGCGCCGCGCTCGTCGGCACCTCCGCGCCCTTCGAGAACCAGCGCTTCGTCCTCAAGCGTGGCAAGACCCTGATCGGCCGCCGCGAGGACAACGACATTATCCTGCCGGACGACAGCGTGTCGGCTCAGCACGCCTGGGTGCTCCACGACGAAGGGCGCTACCGGGTGATCAACATGCTGTCCACCAACGGCACTTTCATCAACGACGCCAAGGCCCACGACGGCCCGCTGCAGGATGGTGACCGGGTGCGCTTCGGCCGCGCCGAGTTCGTGTTCCGCACCGGCGCGGCACAGGGTGGCACGAAGCCGCGCCCACGCGGCACACCGGCCTGGGTCTGGGTCGCTGCGGTAGCGGTGCTGGGTCTCGCAGCGGCAGCCCTTACCCTGCTCTAG
- the apaG gene encoding Co2+/Mg2+ efflux protein ApaG: MSTTEKYLIRVEAVAEYVADQSDPEDDRYVFAYHITVTNAGTLSAQLISRHWVITDGDGKQQEVRGMGVIGEQPLLAPGEQFSYTSGTSIPTPVGTMHGSYQMVSGDGHSFEVEIPPFMLAMPRVLH, encoded by the coding sequence GTGAGCACTACGGAGAAATACCTCATCCGGGTCGAAGCCGTCGCCGAGTACGTCGCCGACCAGTCCGATCCCGAGGACGACCGCTACGTCTTCGCCTACCACATCACCGTCACCAATGCCGGCACCTTGTCGGCCCAGCTGATCAGCCGGCACTGGGTGATCACCGATGGCGACGGCAAGCAGCAGGAGGTGCGCGGCATGGGGGTCATCGGCGAGCAACCGCTGCTGGCCCCCGGCGAGCAGTTCAGCTATACCAGCGGCACCAGCATCCCGACGCCGGTCGGCACCATGCACGGCAGCTACCAGATGGTGTCGGGGGACGGACACAGCTTCGAGGTGGAGATTCCTCCCTTCATGCTCGCAATGCCCCGCGTCCTGCACTGA
- the purB gene encoding adenylosuccinate lyase translates to MSAFALTALSPLDGRYHAKVAGLRDHFSEHGLIRNRVRVEVEWLKALAADPALAEIAPFSAATVAELDAVVAGFAPADGEAVKAIEATTNHDVKAMEYWLKKRLGHNAEVMKVSEFIHFACTSEDINNTSHALMLKEGRDAVLLPALDAVIARFRGLAHDLAAVPMLSRTHGQPASPTTLGKEMANIAARLLRARAQIAAVSLCAKFNGAVGNYNAHLSAWPEFDWEGFNRRFIESLGLEFNPYTIQIEPHDAMAELFDAMARTNTILIDACRDIWMYISLGYFKQKLKEGEVGSSTMPHKVNPIDFENAEGNLGVANAVLKHFSEKLPVSRMQRDLTDSTVLRNMGVGFGHTVLALDSCLRGLNKLEADPARLAADLAECWEVLAEPVQTVMRRFGIENPYEQLKAMTRGKGITREALHEFIATLAIPQGERERLLAMTPASYIGKAEELARRI, encoded by the coding sequence ATGTCCGCTTTCGCCCTTACCGCGCTTTCCCCGCTCGACGGCCGCTACCACGCCAAGGTGGCCGGCCTGCGCGACCACTTCTCCGAGCATGGCCTGATCCGCAACCGCGTGCGCGTCGAGGTTGAATGGCTGAAGGCGCTGGCGGCCGACCCGGCGCTGGCCGAGATCGCCCCGTTCTCGGCGGCCACCGTGGCCGAGCTGGACGCCGTGGTGGCGGGCTTCGCTCCTGCCGACGGCGAGGCGGTGAAGGCCATCGAGGCCACTACCAACCATGACGTGAAGGCCATGGAGTACTGGCTGAAGAAGCGCCTCGGCCACAACGCCGAAGTGATGAAGGTGTCCGAGTTCATCCATTTCGCCTGCACCTCGGAAGACATCAACAACACCTCGCACGCGCTGATGCTCAAGGAAGGACGCGATGCAGTGCTGCTGCCCGCGCTGGACGCGGTGATCGCACGCTTCCGTGGGCTGGCCCACGACCTGGCCGCAGTGCCGATGCTCTCGCGCACCCATGGCCAGCCGGCCAGCCCGACCACGCTGGGCAAGGAGATGGCCAACATCGCCGCCCGCCTGCTGCGCGCGCGCGCGCAGATCGCCGCGGTTTCGCTGTGCGCCAAGTTCAACGGCGCGGTGGGCAACTACAACGCCCACCTGTCGGCCTGGCCCGAGTTCGACTGGGAAGGCTTCAACCGCCGCTTCATCGAGTCGCTGGGCCTGGAGTTCAACCCCTACACCATCCAGATCGAGCCGCACGACGCGATGGCCGAGCTGTTCGACGCCATGGCGCGCACCAACACCATCCTCATCGACGCCTGCCGCGACATCTGGATGTACATCTCGCTGGGCTACTTCAAGCAGAAGCTGAAGGAAGGCGAGGTGGGCTCGTCCACCATGCCGCACAAGGTCAACCCGATCGACTTCGAGAACGCCGAAGGCAACCTGGGGGTGGCCAACGCGGTGCTCAAGCACTTCTCCGAGAAGCTGCCGGTCTCGCGCATGCAGCGCGACCTCACCGACTCCACCGTGCTGCGCAACATGGGCGTGGGCTTCGGCCACACCGTGCTGGCGCTCGACAGCTGCCTGCGCGGGCTGAACAAGCTGGAAGCCGACCCGGCGCGCCTGGCGGCCGACCTGGCCGAGTGCTGGGAAGTGCTGGCCGAGCCGGTGCAGACGGTGATGCGCCGCTTTGGCATCGAGAACCCCTACGAACAGCTCAAGGCGATGACCCGCGGCAAGGGCATCACCCGCGAGGCCCTGCACGAGTTCATCGCCACGCTGGCGATTCCGCAGGGCGAACGCGAGCGCCTGCTGGCGATGACGCCGGCGAGCTACATCGGCAAGGCCGAGGAACTGGCGCGCCGCATCTGA
- a CDS encoding DUF2322 family protein, protein MAFAENLKQLPGVSHLAAIELIDAQGAVVGRIENKPGQAGSLAVYNHLAQLYGAIGPDAASRGLELYAEHSEDARANPGKHPNIDRLIGLIERNETLRVKQAFAV, encoded by the coding sequence ATGGCTTTTGCCGAAAACCTGAAGCAGTTGCCGGGTGTCTCCCACCTGGCGGCGATCGAGCTGATCGACGCCCAGGGCGCGGTGGTCGGCCGCATCGAGAACAAGCCCGGCCAGGCCGGCTCGCTGGCGGTGTACAACCATCTTGCGCAACTCTATGGGGCGATCGGCCCGGACGCGGCGTCGCGCGGGCTGGAACTGTATGCCGAGCACAGCGAGGATGCGCGCGCCAATCCCGGCAAGCATCCCAACATCGACCGCCTGATCGGGCTGATCGAGCGCAACGAGACGCTGCGGGTGAAGCAGGCCTTCGCAGTCTGA
- the secF gene encoding protein translocase subunit SecF encodes MEFFRQRNDIPFMRHALKFNIVSTLVFVLAVFFIVLRGLNLSVEFTGGTLIEIGYPEPPRIEDIRQALAGDGYPDAQVQNFGSAREILIRMPNREDLDTSRISERVMGTLNALSGPAPELRRVEFVGPQVGKELATDGAMALLLVIFGIMAYLAMRFEWRFSVSAIIANLHDVIIIIGFFAAFQWEFSLPVLAAVLAVLGYSVNESVVVFDRVRETFKKKRNMSTPQVLDHAITAMISRTVITHGSTMMMVLAMLIFGGETLYYFALALTIGIMFGIYSSIFVASPLVMWLGVSREQFVKPKKEKEEAVV; translated from the coding sequence ATGGAATTCTTCCGCCAGCGAAACGACATCCCCTTCATGCGCCATGCGCTGAAGTTCAACATCGTCTCCACGCTTGTCTTCGTCCTCGCCGTCTTCTTCATCGTCCTGCGCGGGCTCAACCTGTCGGTGGAATTCACCGGTGGCACGCTGATCGAGATCGGCTACCCCGAGCCGCCGCGCATCGAGGACATCCGCCAGGCGCTGGCGGGCGACGGCTACCCGGATGCGCAGGTGCAGAACTTCGGCAGCGCGCGCGAGATCCTCATCCGCATGCCCAATCGCGAGGACCTCGACACCTCCCGCATCTCCGAACGGGTGATGGGCACGCTGAACGCCCTGTCCGGCCCGGCGCCCGAGTTGCGGCGTGTCGAGTTCGTCGGCCCGCAGGTCGGCAAGGAACTGGCCACCGACGGCGCGATGGCGCTGCTGCTGGTGATCTTCGGCATCATGGCCTACCTGGCGATGCGCTTCGAGTGGCGCTTCTCGGTATCGGCCATCATCGCCAACCTGCACGACGTGATCATCATCATCGGCTTCTTCGCGGCCTTCCAGTGGGAGTTCTCGCTGCCGGTGCTGGCGGCGGTACTGGCGGTGCTGGGCTACTCGGTGAACGAGTCGGTGGTGGTGTTCGACCGGGTGCGCGAAACCTTCAAGAAGAAGCGCAACATGAGCACCCCGCAGGTGCTCGATCACGCCATCACCGCGATGATCTCGCGCACCGTGATCACCCACGGCTCGACGATGATGATGGTGCTGGCAATGCTGATCTTTGGCGGCGAGACCCTGTACTACTTCGCCCTGGCACTGACCATCGGCATCATGTTCGGCATCTACTCGTCGATCTTCGTCGCCAGCCCGCTGGTAATGTGGCTGGGCGTGTCGCGCGAGCAGTTCGTCAAGCCGAAGAAGGAAAAGGAAGAAGCGGTGGTCTGA
- the secD gene encoding protein translocase subunit SecD, with amino-acid sequence MNRYPLWKNLVIGLILLWGLLYTLPNFYGEVPAVQISSGKATVKLDAADTGSRVEEALRSAGIAHTGRFADDNSLRFRFAGAEDQIRARDVIEGTLNPDPQDPSYIVALNLLSASPNWLTSIHALPMYLGLDLRGGVHFLLEVDMPGALTKRLDATAGDLRTLMRDRSVRHAGITREGNTVQLRFRDAAQREAARTAILNSTADLQLVDRDDGADDLKLIATLTAPAQQTMRDFAIKQNITTLHNRINELGVAEPVIQQQGADRIVVQLPGVQDVAKAKDILGRTATLEVRMVDDTPGALEAALAGNVPFGTELYTERGGLPLLVKRQVVLTGDRLTDAQPGFDGQTNEPAVHLTLDAAGARIFRDVTRENVGKRMAILLIEKGKGEVVTAPVIRTEIGGGRVQISGRMTTTEANDVALLLRAGSLAAPMEIIEERTVGPSLGAENIAKGSNSVVWGFVAIAVFMIVYYTLFGLVSVIALTFNLMLLVALLSLLQATLTLPGIAAMALTLGMAIDANVLINERIREELRNGATPQAAISAGYDRAFDTILDANITTLIAGIALLVFGSGPVRGFAVVHCLGILTSMFSAVMVSRMIINLIYGRQRKVAKLHLGQSAN; translated from the coding sequence ATGAATCGCTATCCGCTCTGGAAGAACCTCGTAATCGGCCTGATCCTGCTGTGGGGCCTGTTGTACACCCTGCCGAACTTCTACGGCGAAGTGCCCGCAGTGCAGATTTCCAGCGGCAAGGCTACGGTCAAGCTCGACGCGGCGGACACCGGCAGCCGCGTCGAGGAAGCCCTGCGCAGCGCCGGCATCGCACATACCGGACGCTTCGCGGACGACAACAGCCTGCGCTTCCGCTTCGCCGGCGCCGAGGATCAGATCCGCGCGCGCGACGTCATCGAGGGCACGCTCAATCCGGACCCGCAGGACCCGTCCTACATCGTCGCGCTCAACCTGCTGTCGGCCTCACCCAACTGGCTCACCAGCATCCACGCGCTGCCGATGTACCTCGGCCTGGACCTGCGCGGCGGGGTGCACTTCCTGCTCGAGGTCGACATGCCCGGCGCGCTCACCAAGCGCCTGGACGCCACCGCGGGCGACCTGCGCACCCTGATGCGCGACCGCAGCGTGCGCCACGCCGGCATCACCCGCGAGGGCAACACCGTACAACTACGCTTCCGCGACGCAGCGCAACGCGAGGCCGCGCGCACCGCGATCCTGAATTCCACCGCCGACCTGCAACTGGTGGACCGCGACGACGGCGCCGACGACCTCAAGCTGATCGCCACTCTCACCGCGCCGGCGCAGCAGACCATGCGCGACTTCGCGATCAAGCAGAACATCACCACCCTGCACAACCGCATCAACGAACTCGGCGTGGCCGAGCCGGTGATCCAGCAGCAGGGCGCCGACCGCATCGTGGTGCAGTTGCCCGGCGTGCAGGACGTGGCCAAGGCCAAGGACATCCTCGGCCGCACCGCCACGCTGGAAGTGCGCATGGTGGACGACACCCCGGGCGCGCTGGAAGCGGCGCTGGCCGGCAACGTGCCCTTCGGCACCGAGCTGTACACCGAGCGCGGCGGCCTGCCGCTGCTGGTCAAGCGCCAGGTGGTGCTCACCGGCGACCGCCTGACCGACGCCCAGCCCGGCTTCGACGGCCAGACCAACGAACCGGCGGTGCACCTCACCCTGGACGCCGCCGGCGCACGCATCTTCCGCGACGTTACGCGCGAAAACGTCGGCAAGCGCATGGCCATCCTGCTGATCGAGAAGGGCAAGGGCGAGGTGGTCACCGCGCCGGTGATCCGCACCGAGATCGGCGGCGGCCGGGTGCAGATTTCCGGGCGCATGACCACCACCGAGGCCAACGACGTCGCCCTGCTGCTGCGCGCCGGCAGCCTGGCGGCACCGATGGAGATCATCGAGGAGCGTACCGTCGGCCCCAGCCTTGGCGCCGAGAACATCGCCAAGGGCTCCAACTCGGTGGTCTGGGGTTTCGTGGCGATCGCGGTGTTCATGATCGTCTACTACACCCTGTTCGGCCTGGTGTCGGTGATCGCGCTGACCTTCAACCTGATGCTGCTGGTCGCCCTGCTGTCGCTGCTGCAGGCCACGCTCACCCTGCCCGGCATCGCCGCGATGGCGCTGACCCTGGGCATGGCGATCGACGCCAACGTGCTGATCAATGAGCGCATCCGCGAGGAGCTGCGTAACGGCGCCACCCCGCAGGCGGCGATTTCCGCCGGCTACGACCGCGCCTTCGACACCATCCTCGATGCCAACATCACCACGCTGATCGCCGGCATCGCCCTGCTGGTGTTCGGCTCCGGGCCGGTGCGCGGCTTCGCGGTGGTGCACTGCCTGGGCATCCTCACCTCGATGTTCAGCGCGGTGATGGTGTCGCGCATGATCATCAACCTGATCTATGGCCGCCAGCGCAAGGTGGCGAAGCTGCATCTCGGCCAGTCGGCCAACTGA
- the yajC gene encoding preprotein translocase subunit YajC: MLISNAYAQAADGAAQSGFMGLLPLILMFVVLWFLMIRPQMKRAKEHKAMVEALAKGDEVVTGGGIAGRVTEVGDAFVQIEVAANTVVAVQKQAVATVLPKGTLKAL; this comes from the coding sequence GTGCTGATTTCCAACGCTTACGCCCAGGCCGCCGACGGCGCTGCCCAGAGCGGCTTCATGGGTCTGCTGCCGCTGATCCTGATGTTCGTGGTGCTGTGGTTCCTGATGATCCGCCCGCAGATGAAGCGCGCCAAGGAACACAAGGCCATGGTCGAGGCACTGGCCAAGGGCGACGAAGTCGTCACCGGCGGCGGCATTGCCGGGCGCGTCACCGAAGTGGGCGACGCCTTCGTGCAGATCGAGGTCGCCGCCAACACCGTGGTGGCCGTGCAGAAGCAGGCCGTCGCCACGGTCCTGCCCAAAGGCACCCTGAAGGCCCTCTGA
- a CDS encoding DMT family transporter, whose amino-acid sequence MTTPTTPPARWLPFVVLGLGLTAISFGAIFARLAQAEGVDSLVVATWRLGIAALVVTPIALLQSRRDLIALTGRQMLMALAAGLFLAAHFATWISSLEYTSVASSTALVTTNPLWIGLASFLLFRETPTRMMLGGIALSFGGSLLIFWSDSQTAGAGSDPMFGNLLALIGSWCFSAYLLIGRRLRAGLGLSAYIWLAYGVAALFLVSASGLSGSALTGHSLAAWAVLAGMALGPQLLGHTAYNWSLRHVSATFVAVVTLGEPVGSAAMAWVFFGEGFAPLQLAGFTLLLAGIYLAARGERR is encoded by the coding sequence ATGACCACCCCGACCACGCCCCCTGCCCGCTGGCTGCCCTTCGTCGTTCTCGGCCTCGGCCTCACCGCCATCTCCTTCGGTGCCATCTTCGCCCGCCTGGCGCAGGCCGAAGGGGTGGACTCGCTGGTGGTCGCCACCTGGCGGCTGGGCATCGCCGCCCTGGTGGTCACCCCGATCGCCCTGCTGCAGTCGCGCCGCGACCTGATCGCGCTCACCGGTCGCCAGATGCTCATGGCGCTGGCCGCGGGGCTGTTCCTCGCCGCCCACTTCGCCACCTGGATCAGCTCGCTGGAATACACCTCGGTGGCCTCCAGCACCGCGCTGGTCACCACAAATCCACTGTGGATCGGCCTGGCCTCCTTCCTGCTGTTCCGCGAGACCCCGACCCGCATGATGCTGGGCGGCATCGCCCTGTCCTTCGGCGGCAGCCTGCTGATCTTCTGGAGCGACAGCCAGACCGCGGGCGCCGGCAGTGACCCGATGTTCGGCAACCTGCTCGCGCTGATCGGCTCCTGGTGCTTCTCCGCCTACCTGCTGATCGGGCGCCGGCTGCGCGCCGGGCTCGGCCTGTCGGCCTACATCTGGCTGGCCTACGGCGTTGCCGCGCTCTTCCTGGTGAGCGCCAGCGGCCTGTCCGGCAGCGCGCTGACCGGACACAGCCTGGCGGCGTGGGCGGTGCTCGCCGGCATGGCACTGGGGCCGCAGCTGCTCGGCCACACCGCCTACAACTGGTCGCTGCGCCATGTGTCGGCCACCTTCGTGGCCGTTGTCACCCTGGGCGAACCGGTGGGCAGCGCGGCGATGGCCTGGGTCTTCTTCGGCGAGGGTTTCGCGCCGCTGCAACTGGCCGGCTTCACCCTGCTGCTGGCCGGCATCTACCTGGCCGCACGCGGGGAACGCCGCTGA